In a single window of the Bos taurus isolate L1 Dominette 01449 registration number 42190680 breed Hereford chromosome 23, ARS-UCD2.0, whole genome shotgun sequence genome:
- the NQO2 gene encoding ribosyldihydronicotinamide dehydrogenase [quinone] isoform X1, whose amino-acid sequence MAGKKVLIVYAHQEPRSLNGSLKDVAVAELSQQGCSVIVSDLYAMNFEPRATGKDITGTLSNPGFFNYGVEAHKAYKKQSLSSDIIEEQKKLQEANLVIFQFPLYWFSVPAVLKGWMDRVLCQGFAFDFPGSYDDGFLKGKLAILSLTTGGTASMFSKTGVNGDFRYFLWPLQHGTLHFCGFKVLAPQISFGPEMASEEERKRMVASWAQRLKTLWEEEPIQCSPPWYFGQ is encoded by the exons ATGGCAG GTAAGAAAGTGCTCATCGTCTACGCACACCAAGAGCCCAGGTCTTTGAACGGGTCCCTGAAGGACGTGGCGGTGGCTGAACTGAGCCAGCAGGGCTGCAGCGTCATCGTTTCGGACCTCTATGCCATGAACTTTGAGCCCAGGGCCACAGGGAAGGATATCACTG GCACCCTCTCCAACCCTGGCTTCTTCAACTATGGCGTGGAGGCCCACAAGGCCTACAAGAAGCAGTCTCTGAGCAGTGACATCATTGAGGAGCAGAAGAAGCTTCAGGAGGCCAACCTGGTGATATTCCAG TTCCCGCTGTACTGGTTCAGCGTGCCCGCCGTGCTGAAGGGCTGGATGGACAGGGTGCTCTGTCAGGGCTTTGCCTTCGACTTCCCCGGCTCCTACGATGACGGCTTCCTCAAG GGTAAGCTGGCCATCCTGTCCTTAACCACAGGCGGCACGGCCAGCATGTTCTCCAAGACTGGGGTGAACGGAGACTTCCGGTACTTCCTGTGGCCCCTCCAG CACGGCACACTGCACTTCTGCGGATTTAAAGTCCTTGCCCCTCAGATCAGTTTTGGTCCTGAAATGGCGTccgaagaagaaagaaagaggatggTGGCCTCCTGGGCGCAGAGGCTGAAGACCCTCTGGGAGGAGGAGCCCATCCAGTGCTCGCCCCCGTGGTACTTTGGGCAGTGA
- the NQO2 gene encoding ribosyldihydronicotinamide dehydrogenase [quinone] isoform X2, with amino-acid sequence MAGKKVLIVYAHQEPRSLNGSLKDVAVAELSQQGCSVIVSDLYAMNFEPRATGKDITGTLSNPGFFNYGVEAHKAYKKQSLSSDIIEEQKKLQEANLVIFQFPLYWFSVPAVLKGWMDRVLCQGFAFDFPGSYDDGFLKGKLAILSLTTGGTASMFSKTGVNGDFRYFLWPLQISFGPEMASEEERKRMVASWAQRLKTLWEEEPIQCSPPWYFGQ; translated from the exons ATGGCAG GTAAGAAAGTGCTCATCGTCTACGCACACCAAGAGCCCAGGTCTTTGAACGGGTCCCTGAAGGACGTGGCGGTGGCTGAACTGAGCCAGCAGGGCTGCAGCGTCATCGTTTCGGACCTCTATGCCATGAACTTTGAGCCCAGGGCCACAGGGAAGGATATCACTG GCACCCTCTCCAACCCTGGCTTCTTCAACTATGGCGTGGAGGCCCACAAGGCCTACAAGAAGCAGTCTCTGAGCAGTGACATCATTGAGGAGCAGAAGAAGCTTCAGGAGGCCAACCTGGTGATATTCCAG TTCCCGCTGTACTGGTTCAGCGTGCCCGCCGTGCTGAAGGGCTGGATGGACAGGGTGCTCTGTCAGGGCTTTGCCTTCGACTTCCCCGGCTCCTACGATGACGGCTTCCTCAAG GGTAAGCTGGCCATCCTGTCCTTAACCACAGGCGGCACGGCCAGCATGTTCTCCAAGACTGGGGTGAACGGAGACTTCCGGTACTTCCTGTGGCCCCTCCAG ATCAGTTTTGGTCCTGAAATGGCGTccgaagaagaaagaaagaggatggTGGCCTCCTGGGCGCAGAGGCTGAAGACCCTCTGGGAGGAGGAGCCCATCCAGTGCTCGCCCCCGTGGTACTTTGGGCAGTGA